One window of the Chanodichthys erythropterus isolate Z2021 chromosome 2, ASM2448905v1, whole genome shotgun sequence genome contains the following:
- the LOC137035595 gene encoding trypsin-like — MKSIVFALLAVAVACSADDKIIGGYECSPNSQPWQVYLTYDNGERWCGASLINERWVVSAAHCYVSASRLTVHLGEHNVYVEEGTEQRIGAEKVIPHPDYNDFTYNNDFMLIKLKEPAIFNQYVQPISLATSCSSAGEQCLVSGWGNQITTGVDYAAVLQCLNLPVLSRSQCEGAYGWQITENMFCAGFMEGGKDSCQGDSGGPVVCNGELRGVVSWGYGCAQRGYPGVYAEVCRYTDWVESTIANN; from the exons ATGAAGTCTATTGTGTTTGCTTTGCTGGCTGTGGCTGTGG CTTGCAGTGCAGATGATAAAATCATTGGAGGTTATGAATGTTCGCCCAACTCCCAGCCCTGGCAAGTCTACCTTACTTATGATAATGGGGAACGCTGGTGTGGAGCATCTCTGATTAATGAAAGATGGGTTGTTTCTGCTGCTCATTGCTACGTTTC AGCTTCTCGTCTTACTGTTCACCTGGGAGAGCACAATGTGTACGTTGAAGAAGGCACAGAGCAGAGGATCGGGGCAGAGAAAGTGATTCCTCACCCGGACTATAATGATTTTACATATAACAATGATTTCATGCTGATCAAGCTGAAGGAGCCTGCCATCTTTAACCAGTATGTGCAGCCAATCTCTCTGGCGACCAGTTGCTCTTCTGCAGGGGAGCAGTGCTTGGTTTCTGGATGGGGCAATCAGATCACCACTGGAG TTGACTATGCTGCTGTGCTGCAGTGTTTGAATTTGCCTGTACTGTCAAGGTCACAGTGTGAGGGTGCGTATGGATGGCAAATAACTGAAAACATGTTCTGTGCTGGATTCATGGAGGGAGGCAAAGACTCATGTCAG GGTGATTCTGGCGGTCCTGTGGTGTGCAATGGGGAACTGCGGGGAGTTGTTTCATGGGGTTATGGCTGTGCTCAGCGTGGCTATCCTGGGGTTTATGCTGAGGTTTGCCGCTACACTGACTGGGTCGAGTCCACCATAGCTAACAATTAA